From the genome of Triticum aestivum cultivar Chinese Spring chromosome 3B, IWGSC CS RefSeq v2.1, whole genome shotgun sequence, one region includes:
- the LOC123068994 gene encoding leucine-rich repeat extensin-like protein 3, producing the protein MMRAALLLLVALAAAARAAASGFSGYGGGEGAGTAAAVEVDPSWQFPSRRIEDAYAALQTWKRHAIFSDPKNLTADWAGPDVCNYTGVFCAPLPSDPRVLAVAGVDLNHGDIAGYLPPELGLLADLALLHLNSNRFCGMIPGTLRRLSLLHELDLSNNRFVGPFPEVVLDMPALRFLDLRFNEFEGGVPSRLFDKPLDAIFLNHNRFRFEIPDNIGNSPVSVLVLSHNTFGGCLPASLANMSGTLNEILLINNGLESCLPPELGRLRELTVLDVSHNQLAGPLTQEVAGLRKLEQLNVAHNLLSGPIPQAVCALPRLKNFTFSYNFFTGEPPACARVVPRGSDRDNCLPNRPAQRTRQQCAAFYAHPPVNCAAFQCKPFVLPSPPPSPPPPLPSPPPPSPPPPSPPPPSPPPPSPSPPPPLPSPPPPSPPPPSPPPPSPPPPVHHSPPPPKPVHSPPPPKPVHSPPPPKPVHSPPPPKPVHSPPPPKPVHHSPPPPKPVHHSPPPPKPVHHHPPPPPAPHPHPMCPPPPPCACPPPALPPPPPYYPGTLPPVSRAEYGSPPPPPYNPNPLPPVTWAEYGSPPPPSRQ; encoded by the coding sequence ATGATGCGAGCCGCGCTACTCCTGctcgtcgccctcgccgccgccgccagggccgcGGCGTCGGGCTTCTCCGGCTATGGAGGGGGCGAGGGGgccggaacggcggcggcggtggaggtggatCCGTCGTGGCAGTTCCCGAGCCGCCGCATCGAGGACGCCTACGCCGCGCTGCAGACCTGGAAGCGCCACGCCATCTTCTCCGACCCGAAGAACCTCACCGCCGACTGGGCGGGCCCGGACGTCTGCAATTACACGGGCGTCTTCTGCGCGCCGCTGCCGTCCGACCCGcgcgtgctcgccgtcgccggcgTTGACCTCAACCACGGCGACATCGCGGGCTACCTCCCGCCGGAGCTCGGCCTGCTCGCCGACCTCGCGCTGCTGCACCTCAACTCCAACCGCTTCTGCGGCATGATCCCGGGAACGCTCCgccgcctcagcctcctccacgAGCTCGACCTCAGCAACAACCGCTTCGTCGGGCCCTTCCCCGAGGTCGTGCTCGACATGCCGGCGCTCCGGTTCCTCGACCTCCGGTTCAATGAGTTCGAGGGCGGCGTGCCCAGCCGCCTCTTCGACAAGCCGCTCGACGCCATCTTCCTCAACCACAACCGCTTCCGCTTCGAGATTCCGGACAACATCGGCAACTCGCCGGTCTCCGTCCTCGTCCTCTCGCACAACACCTTCGGCGGATGCCTCCCCGCCAGCCTCGCCAACATGTCCGGCACGCTCAACGAGATCTTGCTCATCAACAACGGCCTCGAGTCATGCCTGCCGCCGGAGCTCGGCCGCCTGCGGGAGCTCACGGTGCTCGATGTCAGCCACAACCAGCTCGCCGGCCCGCTCACGCAGGAGGTGGCGGGGCTGAGGAAGCTGGAGCAGCTCAACGTCGCGCACAACCTGCTCTCCGGGCCGATACCACAGGCCGTGTGTGCTCTGCCGCGGCTCAAGAATTTCACCTTCTCATACAACTTCTTCACCGGGGAGCCGCCGGCGTGCGCGCGCGTCGTGCCTCGGGGCAGCGACCGGGACAACTGCCTGCCGAATCGCCCCGCTCAGCGGACGCGGCAGCAGTGTGCCGCCTTCTATGCCCACCCGCCCGTCAACTGTGCGGCGTTCCAGTGCAAGCCGTTCGTCCTGCCTTCGCCGCCTCCGTCCCCGCCCCCGCCGTTGCCATCACCGCCACCGCCTTCTCCGCCACCACCATCCCCACCGCCGCCATCACCTCCTCCGCCTtcgccatctccaccaccaccattaCCATCACCACCCCCACCTTCACCTCCACCGCCATCCCCGCCTCCACCATCACCTCCGCCGCCAGTCCACCACTCACCACCGCCGCCAAAGCCAGTCCACTCACCGCCGCCGCCAAAGCCAGTCCACTCACCGCCGCCGCCAAAGCCAGTCCACTCACCGCCGCCGCCAAAGCCAGTTCACTCACCACCGCCGCCAAAGCCAGTCCACCACTCACCGCCGCCGCCAAAGCCAGTCCACCACTCACCACCGCCGCCAAAGCCAGTCCACCACCACCCACCGCCTCCTCCTGCCCCGCATCCGCATCCAATGtgccccccgccgccgccctgtGCCTGTCCGCCACCAGCATTGCCACCGCCGCCACCCTATTACCCCGGCACATTGCCACCTGTGTCCCGTGCAGAATATGGATCACCACCACCGCCACCCTATAACCCCAACCCATTGCCACCCGTCACCTGGGCAGAATATGGATCACCGCCACCGCCTTCACGGCAGTGA